The following proteins are encoded in a genomic region of Kosakonia oryzae:
- a CDS encoding mannose-1-phosphate guanylyltransferase/mannose-6-phosphate isomerase, translating to MKKIIPVIMAGGTGSRLWPLSRELYPKQFISLNNQYSMLQNTVLRLGGLSVEKPIVICNEAHRFLAAEQLLNIDALDRNIILEPVGKNTAPAIALAALFAVTEYGNDSILLVLAADHVIENNNAFLDAIELAVSHAENDELVTFGIVPSHPETGYGYVHRGHQLSDSDAVYKVDKFVEKPDFSTACEYLKSGEFYWNSGMFMFKSGEYLKELEKYRPDIFEHCSAAFSNIQFDLNFIRVDKDSFELCSSESIDYAVIEKTNKAVVIPMDAGWSDVGSWSSLWDISKKNENNNVIKGDVFLVDSANNYISSESLFIATVGVDNLVVVQTKDSILIADKNSVQDVKQVVSYLKDNNRKEHIYHHDKYKPWGKIQSIDHGEGYQVNRITVKPGGKISSQRHEYRAEHWIVVSGTAKVVKGNTTYILSENESTYIPIGELHTLINIGEYALEVIEIQSGTYFGDDDIIHI from the coding sequence ATGAAAAAGATCATTCCAGTAATCATGGCGGGTGGTACAGGAAGCCGTCTATGGCCTTTATCCCGAGAGTTATATCCTAAGCAATTCATATCATTGAATAATCAATATTCAATGCTGCAAAATACAGTGTTACGGTTAGGTGGGCTTTCTGTCGAAAAACCAATAGTAATATGTAATGAGGCTCATCGGTTTCTTGCGGCTGAGCAACTTCTAAATATTGATGCCTTAGATAGGAATATTATTTTAGAACCTGTCGGAAAAAATACAGCACCAGCAATTGCGTTGGCAGCTCTTTTTGCAGTAACGGAGTATGGTAACGACTCTATTTTGCTAGTCTTAGCAGCGGATCATGTCATTGAGAATAACAATGCATTTTTAGATGCAATAGAATTAGCTGTTTCGCATGCAGAAAATGATGAATTAGTAACATTTGGTATAGTACCTTCCCATCCTGAAACTGGCTATGGATATGTGCACCGGGGCCACCAGTTATCAGACTCAGACGCGGTTTATAAAGTAGATAAGTTTGTCGAGAAGCCAGATTTTTCGACAGCTTGTGAATACCTAAAATCAGGCGAGTTCTATTGGAATAGTGGCATGTTTATGTTTAAATCAGGTGAATATCTTAAAGAACTTGAAAAATATCGCCCTGATATATTTGAACATTGTAGCGCTGCTTTCTCTAACATTCAATTTGATTTGAATTTCATCCGTGTTGATAAAGACTCGTTTGAACTGTGCTCAAGCGAATCAATAGATTATGCCGTCATTGAGAAAACTAATAAAGCAGTTGTCATCCCGATGGATGCTGGTTGGTCTGATGTAGGATCATGGTCTTCCTTATGGGATATATCGAAAAAAAATGAAAATAATAATGTTATAAAGGGGGATGTTTTTCTGGTTGACAGTGCAAATAATTATATCTCTTCTGAATCTTTATTTATTGCTACAGTCGGTGTTGATAATCTTGTTGTTGTTCAAACCAAAGATTCTATTCTTATTGCGGATAAAAATAGTGTCCAGGATGTGAAGCAAGTTGTTAGTTATTTAAAAGATAATAACCGGAAAGAGCATATCTATCACCATGATAAGTATAAACCATGGGGTAAAATACAATCAATCGATCATGGGGAAGGTTATCAAGTTAACCGCATAACAGTAAAGCCAGGTGGTAAAATCTCTTCGCAACGCCACGAATATCGCGCAGAACATTGGATTGTTGTATCTGGAACAGCCAAAGTAGTGAAAGGTAATACGACATATATTTTATCAGAAAATGAATCAACATATATTCCAATTGGTGAGCTTCATACATTAATTAATATTGGTGAATATGCATTGGAAGTTATTGAAATTCAATCTGGAACTTACTTTGGTGATGATGACATCATTCATATCTGA
- a CDS encoding phosphomannomutase: MNTIHVISNSGIVFGTSGARGLVKDFTPAVCMAFTHAFVNLLKKESSLTTVALGIDNRPSSYSMAQACAAALYESGIEPIFYGVLPTPALALVARKNKIPCIMVTGSHIPFDRNGLKFYKKDGEITKLDEIEITKASVDFNMPATLPKLELCSDAEAIYIERYTSLFNSDLLSGKRIGIYEHSSAGREIYHKIFTALGAEVIRLARSDEFVPIDTEAVTEEDKSKALQWSKEHHLDAIFSTDGDGDRPMLADEKGEWLRGDILGLLCSRELHIEAVAIPVSCNTAVQKSNFFKRVELTRIGSPYVIDALSKLQSKFVNVAGFEANGGYLLGSNITYNNVTVDSLPTRDAVLPAVIVIAAAQHRSISELILDLPERYTHSDRLQNFPQSNSSRILQEALVLPEVFIRRLGINGRNIQNVDQTDGVRLTLDDGSIIHLRPSGNAPELRCYAESSSSLHARKLVDQVLGNIKYL, from the coding sequence ATGAATACCATACATGTGATTTCAAATTCAGGTATCGTATTTGGTACTAGTGGTGCCAGAGGGTTAGTAAAAGATTTTACTCCTGCTGTGTGTATGGCATTTACTCATGCTTTTGTAAATCTTCTCAAGAAAGAATCATCCCTTACTACTGTTGCCCTTGGTATTGATAACCGTCCCAGTAGTTATTCTATGGCTCAAGCATGTGCAGCGGCACTTTATGAATCTGGTATAGAGCCTATATTTTATGGAGTATTACCAACACCTGCTTTAGCTCTTGTTGCAAGAAAAAATAAAATCCCTTGCATAATGGTTACTGGTAGCCATATACCATTTGATCGTAATGGGTTAAAATTTTATAAAAAGGATGGTGAGATTACTAAGTTAGATGAAATTGAAATCACTAAAGCTTCTGTTGATTTCAATATGCCTGCTACATTGCCAAAATTAGAATTATGTTCTGATGCAGAGGCAATTTATATTGAGAGGTATACTTCACTTTTCAATTCAGATTTACTTTCAGGTAAGCGTATTGGTATTTATGAGCATTCTAGTGCAGGGCGTGAGATATACCATAAAATCTTTACCGCATTAGGTGCAGAGGTTATTAGACTGGCTCGTAGCGATGAATTCGTTCCTATTGATACCGAAGCGGTAACAGAAGAAGATAAATCTAAGGCACTGCAATGGAGTAAGGAGCATCATTTAGACGCGATCTTTTCAACTGATGGAGATGGCGACCGCCCCATGCTAGCTGATGAAAAAGGTGAGTGGCTGAGAGGTGATATCCTTGGTTTGCTGTGCTCACGCGAATTACATATTGAAGCAGTAGCAATTCCTGTGAGTTGTAATACTGCAGTACAAAAGAGTAATTTTTTTAAACGAGTCGAGTTGACACGAATTGGTTCTCCTTATGTCATAGATGCATTATCCAAGCTTCAAAGCAAATTTGTAAATGTAGCAGGATTTGAGGCGAATGGTGGTTATCTTTTAGGTAGTAATATCACTTACAACAATGTAACAGTGGATTCATTGCCTACTCGTGATGCTGTTCTTCCTGCTGTTATAGTTATTGCGGCTGCGCAACATAGATCTATTTCTGAGCTTATTCTTGATTTACCAGAGAGATATACACATTCTGATCGTCTACAGAATTTTCCGCAAAGTAATAGTTCTCGGATACTGCAGGAAGCGTTAGTCTTACCTGAGGTTTTTATTCGCAGGCTGGGAATTAATGGTAGAAATATCCAGAATGTAGACCAAACTGATGGTGTTAGGCTAACGTTAGACGATGGGTCGATTATTCATTTGAGACCTTCTGGTAATGCGCCTGAACTACGCTGCTATGCTGAATCATCGAGTAGTTTGCATGCTCGAAAATTGGTAGATCAGGTTCTTGGAAATATAAAATATCTCTAG